The following coding sequences are from one Mesorhizobium onobrychidis window:
- a CDS encoding ABC transporter substrate-binding protein, which produces MHNRFRQCLRRMSLAALTMLAAPLHAADLVIAMPNWPSGQATANILKVSLKEHFGLDADVREMGTLIAFAGMDRGEVDIYPEVWLPNFDSLVKKYVDGRKTVDLSPKGVPAAQGICVTRETADKYGIKDISDLADPKKATVFDTDGDGKGEMWIGALGWSSTSIEKIRAKSYGYEKTMTLLQMPEDMAMAAVDAAAATGQPIAFYCYSPHHIFELHDIVELTEPKYDPAKWHIVMPSDDPDWLSKSEAPVAWDASHFYIGFASSTAARLPKVAAFLSNIDFTAEEVTEMSYALQVDRQDPAKYAQAWVANHQDRLNAWSK; this is translated from the coding sequence ATGCACAACCGATTTCGGCAGTGCCTGCGCAGAATGTCGCTGGCCGCATTGACGATGCTGGCGGCCCCGCTCCACGCGGCTGATCTCGTCATTGCGATGCCGAACTGGCCGTCGGGCCAGGCGACGGCAAACATTCTCAAGGTCAGCCTGAAGGAACATTTCGGGCTCGATGCCGATGTGCGCGAGATGGGGACGCTTATTGCCTTTGCCGGCATGGATAGGGGTGAGGTCGACATCTATCCGGAAGTCTGGCTTCCCAATTTCGATTCACTCGTCAAGAAGTACGTCGACGGGCGCAAGACCGTTGACCTCAGCCCCAAGGGTGTGCCGGCCGCGCAGGGCATATGCGTCACGCGCGAGACTGCGGACAAATATGGCATCAAGGACATTTCAGATCTGGCGGATCCGAAAAAGGCGACCGTGTTCGACACCGACGGCGACGGCAAGGGCGAAATGTGGATTGGCGCGCTGGGCTGGTCGTCGACGAGCATCGAGAAGATACGGGCAAAGAGCTACGGCTATGAAAAAACGATGACGCTCCTTCAAATGCCGGAAGATATGGCAATGGCTGCAGTCGATGCGGCCGCGGCAACCGGGCAACCGATCGCATTCTACTGCTACAGTCCGCACCACATTTTCGAGCTCCATGATATCGTCGAATTGACTGAGCCGAAATATGATCCCGCCAAGTGGCACATAGTGATGCCGAGCGACGACCCTGACTGGCTGTCGAAATCGGAGGCGCCGGTGGCGTGGGACGCATCGCATTTCTACATCGGGTTTGCGTCCTCGACGGCTGCGCGCCTGCCGAAGGTGGCGGCCTTCCTCTCCAATATCGACTTTACCGCAGAGGAGGTCACCGAGATGAGCTACGCATTGCAGGTCGATCGGCAGGATCCCGCCAAATACGCGCAGGCCTGGGTTGCAAATCATCAAGACCGGCTGAACGCCTGGTCGAAATAA
- a CDS encoding glycosyltransferase family protein codes for MTQHVQNARILMYSHDTFGLGHLQRCRTIAHSLVEDFRGLQVLIISGATIAGAFDYRARVDFVKIPSVIKLRNGEYTSLEKDIDLHETLRMRQSIIRHTAETFRPDIFIVDKEPLGLRGEIEDTLSYLKTRGTTLVLGLREVMDAPHLLEAEWARRDVMRKIGLFYDKVWVYGPPDFYDPLTGLDVPPAVRAKMKFVGFLQRSLQKNELPGHRPEGDYILVTTGGGGDGAELIHSVIDAYQQDPQLQHRALIVLGPYMPARKRNKLLKKGSKIPYIKIIEFDNRMEELIAGAKAVVAMGGYNTYCEILSFDKPALIVPRVKPREEQLIRARRAAELGLIEMLLPEEAEDSQRFANALEVLPDRPGPSQSHPHLTLEGLPHISEIVAELLDRRGGHHLSVIEGMN; via the coding sequence ATGACCCAGCACGTACAAAATGCTCGAATTCTCATGTACAGCCACGACACGTTCGGGCTCGGCCACTTGCAGCGCTGCCGGACGATCGCGCATTCGCTGGTTGAGGATTTCCGCGGACTTCAGGTGCTTATCATTTCGGGTGCGACTATCGCTGGCGCCTTCGACTACCGCGCCCGTGTCGACTTCGTGAAGATCCCCAGCGTCATCAAGTTGCGCAACGGCGAATACACCTCGCTGGAAAAGGATATCGATCTGCATGAGACGCTAAGGATGCGCCAGTCGATCATCCGCCACACAGCCGAGACCTTCCGGCCGGATATCTTCATCGTCGACAAGGAACCGCTCGGCCTGCGCGGTGAGATCGAGGACACGCTGTCCTACCTCAAGACGCGGGGCACCACGCTCGTGCTTGGCCTGCGCGAGGTGATGGACGCGCCGCATCTGCTCGAAGCGGAGTGGGCACGCAGGGATGTGATGCGCAAGATAGGCCTGTTCTACGACAAGGTCTGGGTCTATGGTCCGCCGGATTTCTACGATCCGTTGACCGGCTTGGATGTGCCGCCGGCGGTCAGGGCAAAGATGAAGTTCGTCGGTTTCCTGCAACGGAGCCTGCAGAAGAACGAGTTGCCCGGCCACCGGCCCGAGGGCGACTATATCCTCGTTACCACCGGTGGCGGCGGTGACGGCGCCGAACTGATCCACAGCGTCATCGATGCCTATCAGCAGGATCCGCAATTGCAGCATAGGGCGCTGATCGTGCTTGGGCCTTACATGCCGGCGCGCAAGCGCAACAAGCTGCTCAAGAAGGGGTCCAAGATCCCCTATATCAAGATCATCGAGTTCGACAACCGCATGGAAGAGCTGATTGCCGGCGCCAAGGCGGTAGTGGCGATGGGCGGTTACAACACCTATTGCGAGATACTGTCTTTCGACAAGCCGGCGCTGATCGTGCCGCGCGTCAAGCCCCGCGAGGAACAACTGATCCGAGCACGGCGCGCAGCCGAACTCGGCCTCATCGAGATGCTTTTGCCGGAAGAAGCCGAGGATTCCCAGCGGTTTGCCAATGCACTGGAGGTGCTGCCGGACCGGCCCGGCCCATCGCAGAGCCATCCGCATCTGACGCTGGAAGGGCTGCCTCACATTTCCGAAATCGTCGCGGAACTGCTCGACCGGCGGGGCGGCCATCACCTTTCGGTCATTGAAGGCATGAACTGA
- a CDS encoding cyclic nucleotide-binding domain-containing protein, which produces MLLKDEVGMLQRVPLFSAIEPTKLKLLAFTSDRVSYSAGQILFRQGDEGDAAYVILSGRADILVDSDSGPIKVAELEPNSIVGEIAILCNSSRTATVRAASPLEALRIRKDHFLRLMREFPEMTIEILRVLADRLSHTTADLIDARSAK; this is translated from the coding sequence ATGCTGCTCAAGGATGAAGTTGGAATGCTGCAACGCGTTCCCTTGTTCTCTGCCATCGAGCCGACAAAGCTCAAGCTGCTTGCGTTCACATCCGATCGTGTGAGCTACAGCGCCGGTCAGATCCTTTTCCGGCAGGGCGACGAGGGAGACGCCGCCTATGTCATCCTTTCAGGCAGGGCGGATATTCTGGTCGATTCCGACAGCGGACCGATAAAAGTTGCCGAACTGGAGCCAAATTCGATTGTTGGCGAGATCGCCATATTGTGCAACAGCTCCCGCACTGCCACCGTCAGAGCGGCAAGTCCGCTGGAAGCCTTGAGAATCCGCAAAGATCATTTCCTGAGGCTTATGAGGGAGTTCCCGGAAATGACCATCGAGATATTGCGGGTTCTTGCCGATCGCCTAAGCCATACGACCGCGGATCTGATCGACGCACGAAGCGCCAAATAA
- a CDS encoding glycosyltransferase produces the protein MQHRKIVVVLKGYPRLSETFIAQELLGLERAGFDLILVALRRPTDAKRHPVHDEIKAPVHYLPEYLHEEPLRVVRSLFAYLLRPGFWRALGSLATDIRRDFTRNRARRFGQALVLAAEWPEGASWLHAHFAHTPASVTRYASQLRGLPWSCSAHAKDIWTSADWDLAGKLSSARWTVTCTKAGFDRLKKLANGNSSVHLSYHGLDLDRFGGFGEARNQHDGSAPDEPVIVLSVGRAVEKKGYDTLLEALALLPGDLAWRFEHIGGGEELERFRALAQKLGLDGRVSWKGALAQEEVLEHYRCADIFALACRIAANGDRDGLPNVLVEAASQRLACVSTDISGVPELLSPDETGLLVPTEDPIALAQALERLIRDPVLRARLGDAAERRVRGNFDHMASIGQLKELFEREWQAAE, from the coding sequence TTGCAACATCGCAAGATCGTCGTGGTTCTGAAGGGCTATCCGCGGCTGTCGGAAACCTTCATCGCGCAGGAACTGCTCGGTCTGGAGCGTGCGGGGTTCGACCTGATACTCGTCGCGCTCAGGCGGCCGACCGACGCAAAACGCCACCCCGTGCATGACGAGATCAAAGCGCCCGTCCATTATCTGCCGGAATATCTGCATGAAGAGCCGCTGCGCGTGGTTCGCTCGCTGTTTGCTTATCTGCTGCGGCCGGGCTTCTGGCGCGCGCTCGGATCGCTGGCTACCGATATCCGCCGCGACTTTACGCGCAATCGCGCGCGCCGCTTCGGGCAAGCGCTCGTGCTGGCGGCCGAATGGCCGGAAGGCGCGAGCTGGCTGCATGCACATTTCGCGCACACACCGGCATCGGTGACGCGCTATGCCAGCCAGCTTCGTGGCCTGCCCTGGAGCTGCTCGGCCCATGCCAAGGACATCTGGACTTCGGCGGACTGGGATCTGGCTGGCAAGCTTTCCTCGGCGCGCTGGACGGTCACTTGCACGAAAGCCGGCTTCGACCGTCTGAAAAAACTCGCTAACGGCAACTCGTCTGTGCATCTGAGCTATCATGGGCTCGACCTTGATCGCTTCGGCGGTTTCGGCGAGGCGCGAAATCAGCATGACGGCTCGGCGCCGGATGAACCGGTTATCGTTCTGAGTGTCGGGCGCGCCGTTGAAAAGAAAGGTTACGATACCTTGCTGGAGGCCCTTGCCCTCTTGCCTGGTGATTTGGCGTGGCGTTTCGAGCATATCGGCGGCGGCGAGGAACTGGAACGGTTCAGGGCGCTGGCGCAAAAGCTCGGCCTGGATGGTCGCGTCTCTTGGAAAGGCGCGCTTGCGCAGGAGGAGGTGCTTGAGCACTACCGCTGCGCCGACATCTTCGCCCTGGCCTGCAGGATCGCCGCAAATGGCGACCGGGACGGTCTGCCGAATGTTCTGGTGGAGGCGGCTAGCCAGCGGCTTGCCTGCGTGTCGACCGATATTTCCGGCGTGCCGGAGCTTTTATCGCCGGATGAAACCGGGCTGCTGGTTCCGACGGAAGACCCAATTGCCCTGGCACAGGCGCTGGAGCGCCTGATCCGTGATCCCGTGCTGCGCGCCCGCCTCGGCGACGCCGCAGAGCGGCGCGTGCGCGGCAATTTCGATCATATGGCAAGCATTGGACAGCTCAAGGAACTGTTCGAGCGGGAGTGGCAGGCCGCCGAATGA
- a CDS encoding class I SAM-dependent methyltransferase, with protein MDVTQPRNAGMDWHEQALDLTRGIAAYVNCPLVAGLARVITKHPKADIANAFNHKQVACKMWALDRLFESCGGRFGRIWVLGGWYGVLPAMLFNDARFDIAAVDSIDIDPEVAPVARTLNREAGDRFRALTADMYALDYAAGRPDLMVNTSCEHIADLRAWLALLPRGTNVLLQSNDYFSEPTHINCVASLAAFEAMAALREVRFSGELPTKNYRRFMLIGTV; from the coding sequence ATGGATGTCACGCAACCACGCAATGCCGGCATGGACTGGCACGAGCAAGCCTTGGACCTCACGCGGGGAATTGCTGCCTATGTCAACTGCCCTCTGGTGGCAGGGCTGGCGCGCGTCATCACCAAGCATCCGAAGGCCGATATCGCCAACGCCTTCAACCACAAGCAGGTCGCCTGCAAGATGTGGGCGCTCGACAGGCTGTTCGAAAGCTGCGGCGGCCGGTTCGGGCGCATATGGGTTCTGGGTGGATGGTACGGCGTATTGCCGGCGATGCTTTTCAACGACGCCCGCTTCGACATCGCGGCGGTCGATAGCATCGACATCGATCCCGAAGTCGCGCCGGTCGCCCGGACCCTCAACCGGGAAGCCGGCGACCGGTTCCGGGCGCTGACGGCAGATATGTACGCACTCGACTATGCGGCCGGGCGGCCCGACCTGATGGTCAATACGAGCTGCGAACACATAGCCGATCTGCGCGCCTGGCTTGCTCTGCTTCCGCGGGGCACGAATGTACTGCTGCAATCGAACGATTATTTCAGCGAGCCGACGCACATCAACTGCGTGGCTTCACTTGCAGCCTTCGAAGCAATGGCGGCGCTACGGGAGGTGCGGTTCTCCGGCGAACTGCCGACAAAAAATTATAGGCGCTTCATGCTGATTGGAACTGTTTAA
- a CDS encoding ABC transporter transmembrane domain-containing protein has protein sequence MEPSIARYIWTHTKKQQLWILMIVVLSMIPYFMSFDLPKLIVNGPIQGSGFEQPGATQPFMRLHYNLPFIGEVQFFSGFELDRKATLFALSLVFLLLVVINGLFKLYINTYKGRLGERMLRRIRFDLIDRVLRFPPFYFKRVKSAEVATMVKDEVEPLGGFIGDAFVQPVLLGGQALTAMLFIVVQNFWLGMIAAVIVAIQIVLIPRMRRRLIVLGRERQLTARALSGRVGEIVDGIGAVHVHDTSNYERADIAARLGLIFKIRFDLYQWKFMVKFLNNFLAQVTPFLFYMIGGYLVIQGRLDVGQLVAVIGAYKDLPGPMKELIDWDQARQDIQVKYQQVVEQFTAEGLIAPRIGALTIDDPDPMTNPLSAISLSIADDGGAMLLDRISLQVKPGETVALVSTATGGAEALAEAFARLNWPGSGRVASGADDLLELPESVTGRRMSYASSDVFLFQASLRDNLLYGLKHAPLTSVPYDGAAADQHRWNIHEARRSGNPDFDIHSDWINYASAGATGPHDLFEAVRRVLDAVVLSRDILDLGLRSTADLTRHTELARRIVELRAALRTRLEHEGLSGLVAPFEPGAYNKEATIGQNLLFGAAAGPELADRALAANPYFASVLRQAGLDHTLYEMGMEIAEQAIELFADLPPDHPFFQQLAFMSAEEIPTYKTLLQRLKNRPHEAVSENDRAMIVTLSFAYIEPRHRFGLLSDELMSKIVAARNRFYENLPPELQNAIERYDPAKYIAAATVMDNVLFGRVGNNHPDAPDRIRSIVYDILDELGLYAELLDVGLDFNVGSGGRRLTGGQRQKLDVARALLKRPDFLILNRPLSAIDQRMQDKVLRNVLEEARRDDHSPAIVWVVTNPAMGMIFDRVIVFDSGKLVEDGTPETLLAGNGIFKELLS, from the coding sequence ATGGAACCCAGCATAGCCCGCTATATCTGGACGCACACCAAGAAGCAGCAGCTCTGGATATTGATGATCGTCGTGCTTTCGATGATCCCGTATTTCATGTCCTTCGACCTGCCGAAGCTGATCGTGAACGGCCCGATCCAAGGTAGCGGCTTCGAGCAACCGGGCGCGACCCAGCCATTCATGAGGCTGCACTATAACCTGCCGTTCATCGGAGAGGTCCAGTTCTTCTCCGGTTTTGAGCTCGACCGCAAGGCGACGCTGTTTGCCCTGAGCCTTGTGTTCCTCTTGCTGGTCGTCATCAACGGCCTGTTCAAACTCTACATCAACACCTACAAGGGCCGCCTCGGCGAACGCATGCTGCGGCGTATCCGCTTCGATCTGATCGATCGTGTGCTGCGGTTTCCGCCGTTTTACTTCAAGCGGGTGAAATCCGCCGAAGTGGCGACCATGGTGAAGGACGAGGTGGAGCCGCTGGGCGGCTTCATCGGCGATGCCTTCGTGCAGCCGGTGCTGCTCGGCGGCCAGGCGCTGACGGCCATGCTGTTCATCGTGGTCCAGAATTTCTGGCTCGGAATGATAGCGGCCGTGATCGTGGCGATCCAGATCGTGCTCATCCCGCGAATGCGGCGGCGGCTGATCGTGCTCGGGCGCGAACGGCAGTTGACGGCGCGCGCGCTTTCGGGCCGGGTTGGCGAAATCGTCGACGGCATCGGCGCGGTTCACGTCCACGACACATCAAACTACGAGCGCGCCGACATAGCTGCCCGGCTCGGGCTCATCTTTAAGATCCGCTTCGATCTTTACCAATGGAAATTCATGGTGAAGTTCCTCAACAATTTTCTCGCGCAGGTCACGCCCTTTCTGTTCTACATGATCGGCGGGTATCTGGTCATCCAGGGGCGGCTGGACGTCGGTCAGCTCGTGGCCGTGATCGGCGCCTACAAGGACCTGCCCGGACCGATGAAAGAACTGATCGACTGGGATCAGGCGCGGCAGGATATCCAGGTCAAATATCAGCAGGTCGTTGAACAGTTCACCGCCGAGGGTCTCATTGCGCCGAGAATCGGGGCATTGACGATCGACGATCCCGATCCGATGACCAACCCCCTGTCGGCGATCAGTCTGTCCATAGCAGACGATGGCGGTGCAATGCTCCTCGACCGTATCTCCCTCCAGGTCAAGCCGGGTGAGACGGTGGCGCTGGTCAGTACCGCAACAGGTGGAGCCGAGGCGCTTGCAGAAGCCTTCGCGCGGCTGAACTGGCCGGGCAGCGGAAGGGTCGCTTCGGGCGCCGACGACCTGCTTGAACTCCCCGAATCAGTGACCGGCCGGCGCATGTCCTATGCCTCGTCGGATGTTTTCCTGTTCCAGGCAAGCCTCCGCGATAACCTGCTCTACGGGTTGAAGCATGCGCCGCTGACATCGGTGCCTTATGACGGTGCTGCGGCAGACCAGCACCGCTGGAACATCCACGAGGCGCGCCGGTCGGGCAATCCGGATTTTGATATCCACAGCGACTGGATCAACTATGCTTCCGCCGGCGCTACCGGCCCGCACGACCTCTTTGAAGCCGTACGCCGGGTGCTCGACGCGGTTGTTCTATCGCGCGACATTCTGGATCTTGGCTTGCGCTCTACGGCCGACCTCACGCGTCACACGGAGCTTGCCAGGCGGATCGTCGAATTGCGTGCGGCGCTGCGAACCCGGCTGGAACACGAAGGGCTGAGCGGACTGGTGGCTCCTTTCGAACCGGGCGCCTATAACAAGGAAGCAACGATCGGCCAAAACTTGCTCTTCGGCGCTGCCGCCGGCCCCGAACTGGCCGACAGGGCTCTAGCGGCCAATCCCTATTTTGCTTCTGTGCTGAGGCAGGCCGGCCTCGACCACACGCTCTACGAAATGGGCATGGAGATCGCCGAACAGGCGATCGAGCTGTTTGCCGACCTGCCGCCCGATCACCCGTTCTTCCAGCAGCTCGCCTTCATGAGCGCCGAGGAGATACCCACCTACAAAACCTTGCTGCAACGGCTCAAGAACCGTCCCCACGAGGCGGTTTCGGAGAACGACCGCGCCATGATCGTCACCTTGAGCTTTGCCTATATCGAGCCCCGGCACCGCTTCGGCCTGCTGAGCGACGAGCTGATGAGCAAGATCGTCGCTGCACGCAACCGCTTCTATGAAAACCTGCCGCCCGAGCTGCAAAATGCGATCGAACGGTATGATCCTGCCAAATACATTGCCGCGGCCACAGTCATGGATAATGTCCTGTTCGGGCGTGTGGGCAACAACCATCCCGACGCGCCGGACCGCATACGCTCCATCGTCTATGACATTCTTGACGAACTGGGGCTTTATGCCGAACTTCTGGATGTCGGCCTGGACTTCAACGTCGGCTCCGGCGGCAGGCGGCTGACCGGTGGACAGCGACAGAAGCTCGATGTTGCCCGGGCCCTGCTCAAGCGTCCTGATTTTCTCATTCTCAACCGGCCGCTGTCGGCGATCGACCAGCGCATGCAGGATAAGGTGCTGCGAAACGTGCTCGAGGAAGCCAGGCGCGACGACCATTCGCCGGCAATTGTGTGGGTCGTGACGAATCCGGCGATGGGGATGATATTCGATCGCGTTATCGTCTTCGACTCGGGTAAATTGGTGGAAGACGGAACACCCGAGACACTGTTGGCAGGGAACGGTATCTTCAAGGAACTGTTGTCATAG
- a CDS encoding L,D-transpeptidase, producing the protein MTLSLANRSVTPKSNDRRIAGRRLVLGTALALTAIGATLVYAAQTQVFDPQTHKWVEYDKKKARKYYAAHNEVPEAFRPQMVKFRTAEVPGTIIIDGNQHFLYLVQPGQRAMRYGIGVGREGFGWAGIVRVGRMAEWPTWTPPAEMIARDPNAVKHAAGMPGGPDNPLGARALYLYERDQDTIYRIHGTPEPWTIGLDVSSGCIRMRNDDITDLASRVKVGAKVIVLMQGAALYKGV; encoded by the coding sequence ATGACCCTTTCGCTCGCAAACCGGTCCGTCACTCCGAAAAGCAATGATCGCAGAATAGCTGGTCGCCGCCTGGTTCTTGGCACAGCGCTTGCCTTGACCGCGATCGGCGCGACACTGGTGTATGCCGCTCAGACGCAGGTATTCGATCCGCAGACCCATAAGTGGGTCGAATACGACAAGAAGAAAGCGCGCAAATACTATGCCGCGCATAATGAAGTCCCCGAGGCGTTTCGCCCGCAGATGGTCAAGTTCCGCACCGCGGAAGTGCCGGGTACGATCATCATCGATGGCAACCAGCATTTTCTCTACCTTGTGCAGCCGGGTCAGCGCGCCATGCGCTACGGTATCGGGGTGGGCCGGGAAGGGTTTGGATGGGCCGGCATCGTGCGCGTCGGCCGCATGGCGGAATGGCCGACCTGGACACCTCCGGCCGAAATGATCGCTCGTGATCCGAATGCGGTCAAACATGCGGCAGGCATGCCGGGGGGGCCTGACAATCCGCTCGGCGCCAGGGCGCTCTATCTGTATGAGCGCGACCAGGACACGATCTATCGGATACACGGCACGCCGGAGCCCTGGACGATCGGGCTCGACGTGTCATCAGGGTGTATCCGGATGAGGAATGACGACATCACCGATCTGGCATCCCGCGTCAAGGTTGGGGCCAAGGTCATCGTTCTCATGCAGGGGGCGGCACTTTACAAGGGTGTGTGA
- a CDS encoding glycosyltransferase family protein: MKRLRAFFYVQHLLGIGHLARASRIAAALVDDGFDVTVVTGGAPIAGFPGLGVKSVTLPPVTSGDEGFSGLVDLQGKPIDDDFKTWRSEMLLQAFRDCRPDIVIVEAFPFGRRQMRFELLPLIEAIDATSPRPLLATSVRDILQERVKPGRNEETVDLVNRHFDLVMVHGDPAFATIDKTFPLAGAIRAEVTYTGLVAAPPSPAASERFDVLVSVGGGAAGKSLVSSTIAAARNANNAWKWCLITGPNLPKDEFDAIARDATPVLSIFRFREDFASLLTGARLSVSQAGYNTVCDVLRAGCRSLLVPFAAGGETEQTVRSLMLEELGLATVLMEKDLTPEGLAQAIEQALVGPTPAAHRLDLEGARRSAQILRERYRTWSLKVGPGFGKVHDQTDDRC, from the coding sequence ATGAAGCGGCTGCGCGCTTTCTTCTATGTCCAGCACCTGCTCGGTATCGGCCATCTCGCGCGCGCCAGCCGCATTGCGGCGGCTCTGGTTGATGACGGGTTTGACGTAACCGTCGTGACCGGCGGAGCGCCGATCGCGGGGTTTCCGGGACTGGGTGTAAAATCTGTAACCCTGCCACCTGTCACCTCCGGTGATGAAGGATTTTCCGGACTTGTCGACCTGCAGGGCAAACCCATCGACGATGATTTCAAGACATGGCGTTCAGAGATGCTGCTGCAGGCATTCCGGGATTGCAGGCCTGATATCGTCATTGTCGAGGCGTTTCCATTTGGACGCCGGCAGATGCGTTTCGAACTCCTGCCGCTGATCGAGGCCATCGACGCGACGTCGCCCAGACCGCTGCTGGCGACGTCCGTCCGTGATATCCTTCAGGAGCGCGTCAAGCCGGGCCGAAACGAGGAAACGGTCGATCTGGTCAACAGGCATTTCGACCTTGTCATGGTCCACGGCGATCCGGCTTTCGCAACCATCGACAAGACATTTCCACTGGCTGGGGCGATCAGGGCCGAGGTCACCTACACAGGGCTCGTTGCCGCGCCGCCATCGCCCGCGGCCTCCGAGCGCTTCGACGTTCTGGTGTCGGTTGGCGGCGGGGCTGCCGGAAAGAGCCTTGTCAGCTCCACCATCGCAGCGGCGCGGAATGCCAACAACGCTTGGAAATGGTGTTTGATCACCGGCCCAAACCTGCCGAAAGACGAGTTTGACGCGATCGCACGCGATGCCACGCCGGTCCTGTCCATCTTCCGGTTCCGCGAGGATTTCGCCAGCCTGCTGACCGGCGCCCGCCTGTCAGTCTCGCAGGCGGGTTACAACACGGTCTGCGATGTCCTGCGCGCGGGTTGTCGCTCTCTGCTCGTTCCATTTGCAGCCGGCGGGGAAACCGAACAGACGGTTCGCAGCCTGATGCTCGAAGAACTCGGTCTTGCAACGGTGCTGATGGAAAAGGACCTAACGCCTGAAGGTTTGGCGCAAGCGATCGAACAGGCGCTTGTGGGACCGACGCCAGCCGCGCATCGTCTCGATCTGGAAGGCGCGCGCCGCTCGGCGCAAATCCTGCGCGAGAGGTATCGAACATGGTCCCTAAAAGTGGGGCCTGGTTTCGGAAAAGTTCATGACCAAACAGACGATAGATGCTAA